In a genomic window of Micromonospora cremea:
- a CDS encoding sulfurtransferase gives MSRDTALVSAEWAEKNLDAPGVVFVEVDEDTSAYDTGHIAGAIKIDWKTDLQDQVRRDFVNKTQFEALLSERGISNDDTVILYGGNNNWFAAYAYWYFKLYGHRDVKLLDGGRKKWELDARPLVTETVTRPATQYVAQEPDASIRAFRDEVVNAIGSKNLVDVRSPDEFAGRLLAPAHLPQEQAQRAGHIPTAISVPWSKAANEDGTFRSDDELRKIYGGAGLDDSRETIAYCRIGERSSHTWFVLKELLGHRNVKNYDGSWTEYGSLVGVPVALGDEPGEA, from the coding sequence ATGAGTCGCGACACCGCACTCGTTTCGGCCGAGTGGGCCGAGAAGAACCTCGACGCCCCGGGCGTCGTCTTCGTCGAGGTCGACGAGGACACCTCGGCCTACGACACCGGCCACATCGCCGGTGCGATCAAGATCGACTGGAAGACCGACCTGCAGGACCAGGTCCGCCGGGACTTCGTCAACAAGACCCAGTTCGAGGCGCTGCTCTCCGAGCGGGGCATCAGCAACGACGACACCGTCATCCTGTACGGCGGCAACAACAACTGGTTCGCGGCGTACGCCTACTGGTACTTCAAGCTCTACGGCCACCGCGACGTGAAGCTGCTCGACGGCGGTCGCAAGAAGTGGGAGCTGGACGCCCGTCCGCTCGTCACCGAGACGGTTACCCGTCCGGCGACGCAGTACGTGGCGCAGGAGCCGGACGCCTCGATCCGGGCCTTCCGCGACGAGGTCGTCAACGCGATCGGCAGCAAGAACCTGGTTGACGTGCGCAGCCCCGACGAGTTCGCCGGTCGCCTGCTCGCCCCCGCCCACCTGCCGCAGGAGCAGGCGCAGCGGGCCGGTCACATCCCCACCGCGATCAGCGTCCCGTGGTCCAAGGCGGCCAACGAGGACGGCACCTTCCGGTCCGACGACGAGCTCCGCAAGATCTACGGCGGCGCCGGTCTCGACGACAGCAGGGAGACCATCGCCTACTGCCGGATCGGTGAGCGCTCCTCGCACACCTGGTTCGTGCTCAAGGAGCTGCTCGGTCACCGCAACGTCAAGAACTACGACGGATCCTGGACCGAGTACGGCTCGCTGGTCGGCGTGCCGGTCGCGCTCGGCGACGAGCCCGGGGAGGCCTGA
- a CDS encoding Ms5788A family Cys-rich leader peptide → MPALPAARAIPGCWSTWWQPGHRLVGSLAMGTHLTKRRAVDLCRVATCLCRPVI, encoded by the coding sequence ATGCCGGCCCTGCCGGCCGCTCGGGCGATTCCCGGATGCTGGTCGACCTGGTGGCAGCCCGGTCACCGGCTGGTAGGCTCCCTGGCCATGGGGACCCACCTCACCAAACGGCGCGCGGTCGACCTGTGCCGCGTGGCCACCTGCCTGTGTCGCCCCGTCATCTGA
- a CDS encoding DUF1416 domain-containing protein, translating to MTAPTAAGCAAPDQAAPLPASLDLEKETVITGVVRSAADEAVPGAYVRLLDSTGEFTAEVVTSAAGQFRFFAAPGAWTLRALSRHGNGDTAVTAGRGINEVSVTVA from the coding sequence ATGACTGCTCCCACCGCTGCGGGTTGCGCCGCGCCGGACCAGGCCGCGCCGCTGCCGGCCAGTCTGGACCTGGAGAAGGAAACCGTGATCACCGGCGTCGTCCGCTCGGCGGCGGACGAGGCCGTGCCGGGCGCGTACGTCCGGCTGCTCGACTCGACCGGTGAGTTCACGGCCGAGGTGGTCACCTCGGCGGCCGGCCAGTTCCGGTTCTTCGCCGCGCCGGGTGCCTGGACGCTGCGGGCGCTCTCCCGGCACGGCAACGGCGACACCGCCGTCACCGCCGGCCGGGGCATCAACGAGGTCAGCGTCACCGTCGCCTGA